From the genome of Luteibacter rhizovicinus DSM 16549:
GCCGGTCCGGTCGGAGGGCGGCAGGACCGATGCAGCCATCGCAGCGGCTGTCGCGGGGACGACGACGCGAGTCGACATCGAGCGTCAGGCCTCCCTCGTTCGCGCCCTCTCGACTCTCCCGGAGAAGGAGAGGGCTGCGACGGGGAAAAATCGCGGAGCTCGTTGCTACTACAACTGCCCGCCTCCCATCGGCAGCGTGACCGCCTCACCCCAGGTCGTCAGTATGCCGCCGGGCGCTCTTGGCTCGGTGACTATCCACTGGCGGTGGGACCAGTCTGCCACCGAGGCAGTCACCCAGCACAGCTGCCTTTGGGTGAGTAAGGGCGACGAGAGCGAGGCGCATCTCGTGAAGTGCAAGGGTCCAGGCCTTACGTACGCGACCACGGTAGGCTGGATTGGCTCGGGCAACTATATCTTTCGTGTCGCCCCCGGCAATCCGAAGGGACCTTTTAGCAAACCAGTCGCTGGCCTGTTCCAGCTGGCCCAGACCATCGTGGTTGGCGCTGCATTGTAGGAGCCGATTCATCGGCGATGGGTGCTTGCGACACCCTGGCCTGCTGCGCGGGATCGCCGATGAATCGGCTCCTACAAAAGAAAAAGGCCCGCATGTGCGGGCCTTTCGATGTCACGCCAAAGAGATTATTTGGCGTTCATCAGCGCCTTGGTCATGTCGAGCATGCGGTTCGAGAAGCCCCACTCGTTGTCGTACCACGAGAGGACCTTGACCAGCGTGCCTTCCATGACGCGCGTCTGCGTCGAGTCGTAGATCGACGAGTGCGGGTTGTGGTTGAAGTCGATCGACACCAGCGGCTGCGTGTTCACGGCCAGGATGCCCTTCATCGAGCCATTGGCGGCCTCGTTGATCACGGCATCGATCTCTTCCTTCGTCGTCGCGCGAGCGGCGGTGAAGACGAGGTCGACCACGGACACGTTGATCGTCGGAACGCGCATGGCGAAACCGTCGAGCTTGCCGTTGAGTTCCGGCAGCACCAGGCCGACCGCGGCAGCGGCGCCGGTCTTGGTCGGGATCTGGCTGTGCGTGGCGCTACGGGCGCGGCGCAGGTCCGAGTGGTAGACGTCGGTCAGGACCTGGTCGTTCGTGTAGGCATGGATGGTGGTCATCAGGCCGTGCACGATGCCGATCTTCTCGTGCAGTACCTTGGCCAGCGGAGCCAGGCAGTTGGTGGTGCACGAGGCGTTGGAGATGACTTCGAGCTTCGAGGTCAGCTTGTCGTCGTTGACGCCCATGACGAAGGTGCCGTCCACGTCCTTGTCGCCCGGCGCGGAGATGATCACCTTCTTGGCGCCACCGGCGATGTGCGCGCTGGCCTTGGCCTTGGAGGTGAAGAAGCCGGTGGATTCCAGCACGACGTCGACGTTGTGCTCACCCCAGGGCAGCTTGGACGGATCGCGCTCGGCGAAGACCTTGATGCGGTCGCCGTTGACGATCAGGTCGCCGCCGTCAACCGACACCTCGCCCGGGAAACGACCGTGGGCCGTGTCGTACTGGGTCAGGTGGGCATTGGTGTTGGCATCGCCGAGATCGTTGATCGCGACGATCTGGATGTCCTGGCCATTTTTCTTGGCTTCATAGAGCGAGCGCAGGATGTTGCGACCGATGCGACCGTAACCGTTGATGGCGACCTTGATGGTCATAGGGCAAGCCTCCGGATGGGATGTGCTGACTAAGTAGGGGCAGGTGGCGTAAACGTCCATGGTAACGGAAGGTCGCAGGGGGCGGCTTGCTGCATCGCGGCGATCTGTCATCCGGGTCTCAGTCCGGCTGTGGCACACTTGGCCGTTCGCCCGTCCGGAAACGTTTACAGCTCCATGAAAACGACTCATAAGCGCGCGCTAGCCGCCTTCCTGGTCCTTACCGTCCCCGCCTTCGCGACCAGCGTCCAGGCCTGGGGTGACATCGGCCACCGTATCGTCGCCGAACTGGCCTGGCGCCAGCTCGACCCCTCGGCCAAGGCCGAAGTCGAACGCCTGCTCAAGGCCGACGGCTCCGATTCCCTGGCCGATGTGGCCAGCTGGCCCGACCACCTCCGGGACGATCCGACCCAGAAAGACCTGGGCAAGGCCACCGCCAAGCTGCACTACATGGACTTCCTCGACGGCAAGTGCGTCTACGTGCCCCCGGTGGACTGCAAGGATGGCGAGTGCGTCGTCGGTGGCCTGGAGAAGTACGTCGCCATCCTGGGTGACCGCCACAAGTCCGAGGCCGAACGGGCCCAGGCGCTGAAATTCGTCGTCCATTTCGTCGGTGACGTGCACCAGCCGCTTCATGCCGGCAACCGCGACGACAAGGGCGGCAACGATTACCAGGTCCAGTTCGACGGCAAGGGCTCCAACCTGCACAAGGTCTGGGACTCCGGCATGCTCTACACCCGCGACCTGAAGTGGCCGGCCTACGCCGACCGCCTCGCGGCCGAGGGCGCGGTGAAACTGCCCAAGCCCATCCCGCCGCTGGATAACCCGTACGCCCAGTGGGCGGAGGAATCCTGCTCGATCGTCGCCGCGAACGGGTTCTACCCGGACGGCCACACGGTCGACGACGCCTATGTCGCCAAATACCTTCCGGTTGCCGAGACCCGCCTGCGCCTTGCAGGCAAGCGTCTGGCCGACCTGCTCAACCACACGCTGGACTAACAACAAATGACCGATATCCAGGTTCGCCGCACCAAGATCGTCGCCACCCTCGGACCCGCCACGGACGCGCCGGGCATGCTCGAGAAGATCCTCGAGGAGGGCGTCGACATCGTCCGCCTCAATCTCTCGCACGGTACGCCGGACGACCACCGCGCTCGCGCCAATGCGGTTCGCGCTGCTGCGCTCGCCGTCGGTCGCGAAGTCGGCATCCTCGCCGACCTGCAGGGTCCGAAGATCCGCATCGAGAAGTTCGCCGATGGCCCGATCGACCTCATGGCCGGTGACAGCTTCGTGCTCGACTGCCGCCCGGATGCCCCGGCCGGCAACCAGAACCGCGTCGGCGTGAGCTATTACGACCTGCCCAAGGACGTGGTCGCCGGCGACGTGCTGCTGCTCGACGACGGCCTGATCGCCCTCTCGGTGATCGAGATCTCGGGTAGCGAAATCCGCACCCGCGTCGTCATCGGCGGCCGTCTGTCGGCACGCAAGGGCCTCAATCGCCAGGGCGGCGGCCTCAGCGTCAGCGCCTTGTCCGACAAGGATCGCAACGACATCAAGCTGGCCGCCGAAATGGGTGCCGACTTCCTCGCCGTGTCCTTCGTGCGCTGCGCCGACGACCTCCACGAAGCCCGTCGCCTGATGCGCGAAGCCGGTGGCGACGCCGCCATCGTGTCCAAGATCGAACGTGCCGACGCCATCCCCGTGCTCGGTGAAATCATCGACGCGTCCGACGTGGTGATGGTCGCCCGCGGCGATCTCGGCGTGGAAATCGGCGATGCCGAGCTGCCGGGCCTGCAGAAGAAGATCATCCGCGAGTCCGTCCAGCGCAATCGCTCGGTCATCACGGCCACGCAGATGCTGCAGTCCATGGTCCGTGCGCCGATCCCGACCCGCGCCGAAGTGCTCGACGTGGCCAACGCCGTCATCGATGGCACCGACGCCGTGATGCTCTCGGAAGAAAGCGCGGCCGGCGCCCATCCGGACAAGGCCGTGGCTGCGATGCGTCGCATCTGCCTCGGTGCCGAGCGCCAGTTCGAGCCGCGCGACGACCTGCGCCCGGATACGCACTCGCTCGATCGTAGCGACCAGGCCATCGCCCTGGCCGCGATGCTGCTGGCCGCCCAGGTGGGTGTACGCGCCATCGTCGCCCTGACCGAGTCGGGCGCCACTGCCCAGTGGCTCTCTCGTTACCGCTTCGCCGTGCCCATCTACGCACTGTCCCCGTCGGACATGGCCCGTCGCCGCATGCTGATGCTGCGCGACGTGCAGCCGGTGGACTTCGAGCAGAGCAACCTCGATCCGGCCCACACCGCTCGCGCCGCTCTCCAGCACTTGTTCTCGCTGGGCAAGCTGGCCAAGGGCGATCGCGTCATCCTGACCCACGGCGATCACATCGGCCGTGGCGGTGGTACCAATACGCTGAAGCTGCTCGTCGTCGGCGACGACGGCATCGCGGATAGCCTGCGCGACTTGTAATTGGACAAGGTAGGAGCCGATTCATCGGCGATGCTCTTGTGGGAGCCGCTTCAGCGGCGATAGGCCTTCCGGCTTCGTCGCCGCGTAGGCTTTTCGCCGATGAATCGGCTCCCACATCCCCTCAGTCGCCGATGAATCGGCTCCTACCGAGTCAGGGCGGCGGAATACCACCGCACGATTTCACACGCATCCCATGCGTATGCAGGGTTAAACTTGGTGCCCTGGCAACTCACCGAGGGCGTCATGATCCGACTCAAGCTCCGTACCGGCGCGATTGCCGCCACCCTTCTGCTCGTCGCTGGCGTCGCCGAGGCGCAGAACCTCCGCCGCGTCGCCCCGGAACGCCTGACGGGCTACTGGTATCTGACCAACAAGTCAGTCAACCCCGACGTCCCCAATACCGGCAAGAACCTCGACCAGCCGACCTGCGTCGCGGTGACCTACATGATCGGTTCCGACGGCCGCACCCAGAACGCCACCATCGCCAAGGTGGTCCCCGCGGGTGACCTCGGCCAGGTGGGCGTGAGCATCGTCAAACAGCTTTCCTACGTGAAGGGCTCCCAGAACGGCACGGCCGTTCCGGTGCAGACCTACTACGTGACCGGCTTCAACCTGCCGGAAGATCCTGCCAGGAAGGCGGCGATCCTGAAGCAGTGCGAGCTGCCGGGCTACCAGACCACTTGATCGCGCCGCACAACGGCTTTAGCGGGGTCGTCCCTTATACTCCGCCGGTTTTTGCTTTCGCTTAGCCCTTCGTCGAGGGGCATACCACTACACCCATACGGAGTTGTCATGAGCATCGAAAATCTCGAAGACGTCGCGCAGGCGATGGTGGCCACGGGGAAGGGCATCATTGCCGTCGACGAATCGACCAACACCATCAAGAAGCGTTTTGAGGCCGCCGGTGTCGAGAACACCGAGGAAAACCGCCGCCGCTATCGCGAACTGCTCCTGACCGCCCCGGGCCTGGGTGAGCACATTTCCGGCGCCATCCTGTTCGACGAGACCATCCGTCAGAAGACCAGCGACGGCACGCCGCTCGTCGACGCCATGAAGAAGGCCGGCATCATCCCTGGCATCAAGGTCGACAAGGGTCCCGTGCCGCTGGCGGGTTTCCCGGGCGATGTCATCACCGAAGGCCTCGATGGCCTGCGGGACCGCCTGAAGGAATACGCCCAGCTCGGCGCCCAGTTCGCCAAGTGGCGTGCAGTGATCAACATCACCGATGACAACCCGAACTCCACGGCCATCGAGGCCAACATGGAGAACCTGGCTCGCTACGCCGCGCTGTGCCAGGAAGCCGGTCTGGTGCCGATGGTCGAGCCGGAAATCGTCATGGACGGTCCGGAGAGCACGCACGACATCGATGTGAGCTACGAAGTGCACGAAGCCGTGCTGCGCAGCCTGTTCAACGCGCTCTATGCCCACAACGTGATGCTCGAAGGCCTCATCCTGAAGGTCAGCATGGTGATCCCGGGCAAGAATGCACCCGCGGACGAGCAGGCCACGCCCGAACAGGTCGCCGAGGAGACCGTGCGCGTTCTCCGCACCACCGTTCCGGCAAGCGTGCAGGGCATCGTGTTCCTCTCGGGTGGTCAGAGCGACGAGCAGGCCACCGAGCACCTGGACCTCATCAACAAGCTGGGCCCGCACCCGTGGCCGGTCAGCTTCTCCTACGGCCGCGCATTGGTCGCCGAGGCGCTGAACGTGTGGTCCAAGGACCTCAAGGGTAATTACGAGAAGGCCCAGAAAGTCGTGCACGAGCGCGCCAAGGAAAATGGTGACGCTGCGTTGGGTCAGTGGAAGAAGCGCGGTTGATCGAGATGTGACGCACCCCCGCTGCGCGTTCATCGCGATGGTCGTGCGACAAAAAAAAAACCCGGCGCCTCGCGGCGCCGGGTTTTTTTGTTTCACCCACTGCGGCGGTCAACGACCGACGCATTGATCAGAAGCGGTATTCCGCACCCACCGAGGCCACGTTGGTGGACAGGTTGAGGCCGTGCTTCTTGGCATCGTAGTGGTCGTAGTTCAGGCCGAGGCTGAAGTTGTCGGTCAGGTTGTAACCCACGCCTGCACCGGCGTACCAGCTGGTCTTGTCGAAGTTGTGGCGCGTGATGTCGTCATGGCTCACACCGTCGCCCTTCCAGGCGTAGAGACCGGCACGGCCGCTGATGTACCACTTCGGATCGATGTTGAAGCGGCCGTTCACGCCAGCGGTCCAGCCATGCAGGCTCGACTTGCGATCGTCGATGGCATTGCCACCGGTGACCAGGTGCTTGGCGTGGATGTTGCCCAGGTCGTTGTAGCCACCTTCGACACCCAGCGCAACCGACGGGCTGACAGCCCAGCGATAACCGCCGTTGATGTCGTACGCGACGTCATGCCCGTCGTAGTTGCCCTTGTTGACCTGCGCACGTCCGGCGCTGCCGTTGACGAAGAAACCGGCGCCACTGGCGTCCTGCGCGAAAGCCGGGGCCGCAACCATACCGGCCGCCATGAGGCCAAGAGCGATGAGGGTCTTTTTCATGGGGAAAACTCCTGCTTATTCTTTATGCGTTCAATGCGGATGGCTTGGGGAAGCCGTCTCCGCCACAACACGCGAGCGGGGGTGCCGCGCGTCCAGGAAGTAGATGCGGCGCTGCCACAATAGATTCAATACCCATAAGTTCATTATTAAGAAAAAATTAAGCCACGGCGTCTGGGGCGCCGTGGCTTATGACTTCAGAACAACAACTTATGCCGTCTTAGAAACGGTATTCGCCAGCGAGCGAAATGATGCCGGTGGAGCGCTTCAGGCCAACGCTGGTGTCGCCGGTGGCGTTGTCCATGACCTTGCCCGCATTCGCGTGGAAGTAGTCATAGGCAAGGCCGATACCGAAGTGCTCGTTCACGTCCCAACCGGTGCCGACGCCGGCATACCAGCTGCCGCGGTTCGGGCGACCGCCGTTGGAGAAGCCGATGTCCTGGCCAACGCTGTTGTTGTAATTGTTGTTGTTGTCATTGGCGCGGAAGTAACCGCCGTGGCCGCTGAGGTACCAGCCCGGCACGAGGTTGATCTTGCCGTTGACACCGAGCATCCAACCACGCAGCGCGTTCTTGGTCTTCTTCTGGTCGACGTCCTGATCCGACTCGAACGCGTTTTTCACGCGGTAATTGCCGAGATCGGTATAGCCGGCTTCGACGCCCAGGCCAAGATCCTGGCCAACCTTCCAGCGATAACCACCGAGCAGGCCATAGCCCGTGCGACGGCCCTGTTCGCCGTGCAGCGGATTGAAGCCGCTCACATTGCTGCCGAAGCCACCGGTGTCGCTGCCGTTGGTACGGCCCACGTTGCCACCGATGAACCAGTTGCCGCTACCCACGGCCTGGCTCGGCTGATAATTGCCGGAGACAGCCGGGTTGCTGTCCTGGGCGAAGGCCGGAATGGCCGCAAACGAGACGCAAGAAACTGCAAGGGCAAGAGCTGCCTTCTTCATGGGGATGTTCCTCTTATTTTGGGGCGGCGACCGATCCGTGGGGATGGGGGGAAGATCGGTTGCCGTGATCGATTAGAGTCCTTCGAACCTGAAGCGCCCCGAAAAACAGAACGGAAAGATTAAGGTGGAGTTAACTTTGCGTTTGCAGCATGAACGTCCACGACAAGAAGTGATCAATGCGCGACAATCACGGTTTTTCCGCCGCCTGTTAACTGGAGAACGCCGATGACGACACGTCGCGAACGCGCAAATGCGATCCGCGCCCTGGCCATGGATGGTGTGGAAGCCGCCAATTCCGGCCACCCGGGCATGCCGATGGGTATGGCCGATATCGCCGAGGTCCTGTGGGGCGATTTCCTGCATCACAACCCGACGAATCCGCATTGGCCCAATCGCGACCGCTTCGTGCTGTCGAACGGTCATGGTTCGATGCTGCAGTACGCGCTGCTCCACCTGACCGGCTACGACCTGCCGATCGGTGAGCTGAAGCGTTTCCGCCAGCTCGGTTCGAAGACCGCCGGCCACCCGGAATTCCACCACACGCCCGGCATCGAGACGACCACCGGTCCGCTCGGCCAGGGTCTCGCCAACGCCGTCGGTTTTGCGATCGCCGAGGAAGTCCTCGCGGCACGCTTCAACCGTCCGGGTCACGACATCGTCGACCACCACACCTTCGTCTTCGTCGGCGATGGCTGCCTGATGGAAGGTATCTCGCACGAAGTGTCGTCGCTCGCCGGTACGCTCAAGCTTGGCAAGCTCGTCGCGATTTACGACGACAACGGCATCTCCATCGATGGCGAAGTGCACGACTGGTTCACCGACAACACCGCCGAGCGCTTCCGCGCCTATGGCTGGAACGTGGTCGTCGGTGACAACGACAAGCCGGTCGATGGCCATGACGCCGAGGCGATCAAGAAGGCGATTAGCTCCGCCACCTCGCAGAGCGACAAGCCCTCGCTGATCATCTGCAAGACGATCATCGGCTTCGGTTCGCCGAACAAGGAAGGTAAGGAATCCTCGCACGGCGCCGCGCTGGGCAAGGACGAAGTCGCCCTGGCTCGCAAGCAGCTGGGTTGGGAATACGGTCCGTTCGAAATCCCGCAGACCATGTACGACTCGTGGAGCGCGAAGAAGAGCGGTGCCGACGCGGAAAAGGCCTGGAACGACAAGTTCGACGCCTACGCCAAGGCCTTCCCGGAACTCGCCAGCGAGCTCAAGCGTCGCCTGTCCGGCGAGCTGCCGGCCAACTGGAAGGAAGGCGCTGCCGCCTTCATCAAGAAGCTGCAAACCGAAGGCCCGGTGGTCGCGTCGCGCAAGGCATCGCAGATGTCGCTCGATGCGTATGGCCCGCTGCTGACGGAACTGATCGGCGGCTCCGCCGACCTGGCCCCGTCGAACCTGACCATCTGGAAAGGCTCGAAGAACATCGCCACCGGCGGTGCCGAAGGCAACTACATCCATTACGGCGTGCGCGAGTTCGGCATGACGGCGATCTCCAACGGTATCGCGCTGCACGGTGGCTTCATCCCGTACGACGCGACCTTCCTGGTGTTCTCCGACTACGCTCGCAATGCCGTACGCATGTCGTGCCTGATCCCCGCGCACACGATCCACGTGTACACGCACGATTCGATCGGCCTGGGCGAAGACGGCCCGACCCATCAGCCGATCGAGCACATGGCGTCGCTGCGCCTGATCCCGAACAACCGCCTGTGGCGTCCGGCCGATGCGGTTGAGTCGGCAGTGTCCTGGAAGATGGCGATCGAGCGTGCCGGTAACCCGTCGTGCCTGATCTTCTCGCGCCAGAACCTCAAGCATAATCCGCGCACCGACGAACAGCTGGCGAACATCGAGAAGGGCGGTTACGTCCTCTGGGAGCCGTCGGAGAAGTTCAAGGCGATCATCATCGCCACGGGCTCGGAAGTCGGCATCGCCGTCGAAGCCGCGCAGGCACTGGGTGACCAGGGCGTGCCCGTCCGCGTCGTGTCCATGCCCTGCACGGAAGAGTTCGATGCACAGCCGGTCGAATACCGTGAGGGCGTCCTGCCGTCGTGGTGCCGCGCCCGCGTCGCTGTCGAAGCGGCCAGCGTGGACTTCTGGTTCAAGTACGTCGGCCTGGACGGCAAGGTGATCGGCATGACCACCTTCGGTGCCTCGGCGCCGATCAACGACCTCTACGAGCACTTCGGTATTACGACGCCGAAGATCGTCGATGCGGTCAAGAGCGTGATCAAGTAAGGCGGTTTTTCATCCGTGTATACGAGAGAGGCCTCCGCAAGGAGGCCTCTCTTTTTGTACGCCTATGGAATCTATGGCCGGACGCTGTGCACCGCAGCGCTGAGCGCAATGAAGGCCGCGCAGCCGACCGCCTGGGAGCTGGAGCCGCTGGACGAGCAATGTCCCGTTGGCGTCTGGGGGCCGGCGACGACACTGTCCTTCGAGGACGATGTGCGCGTGGCGCCCAAAGCTTGCGGATTCCTCGGAAACACGCCCTGGCTGTCGCTTTGCAGCGGCGATTGCCAGGAAATCGGTGACGCCTGTGGTTGCGTGCCCGTCAGCCACGTGTGAGGCGCCGGGACGACGGGAGCCTCTGCCGCTGCGACCAGCGATGCCTGGGTAGCCGCAAGAAGCGCCAGGATGTACGGAAAGCACGATCGACGACGCATACGTTCCTCCATGGATAGCCGCCAATGGGTGCGGCCAGGGAAAGTCTACCAATTCGGCAGAGGAATGGGCGCTGCCGCACGTTCGCGCCGATGGTTGGCCGCCCCTCTGGTAATCTTGGCGTTCCGGGCACCCGATTCCTCCGTTCATGACACCGACCTCCCAACGACACGCGTACCTCCCGTACGTCGACGGATTGCGAGCGATCGCGGTCCTGGCAGTCGTGCTGTATCACCTGAATCCGGCTTGGCTGCCGGGCGGATTCGCGGGCGTCGATATTTTCTTCGTGATCTCGGGCTTCGTCGTGGCCGCGTCGGTAGGCGACCGCGAGCGCACGTCGTTTCCGTCGTTCATGTCGTACTTCCTTTCGCGGCGCATGCTGCGCATCGCGCCTGCGCTGATCGTCTGCCTGTTGGTGACCGGATTGGTCGCCGCAGTGTTCATTCCCGATGCGTGGTTGAGCGAGAGCAATCAACGAACCGGTCGATACGCCTTCTTCGGCTTCGGCAACCTGATGCTGGCGCGCTTCGGTAACGACTACTTTTCGCCGATTTCCGAGTACAACCCGTATACGCACACCTGGTCGCTCGGTGTGGAAGAACAGTTTTATCTCCTGTTCCCGGTGCTGTTCTGGCTGTGGAGTTTCGGGGGGCGTTGGCGCCATGTCGTCGCGGGTCTGTTCGTCGCAGGCGGCTTGTGGTCGTTCGGTCATGCGATGCAGATCGGTTCCAGCGATCATGCGTCCGCCTTCTACCTGCTTGCCAGCCGATTCTGGGAGCTGGCAGTCGGTGTACTGCTCTACCTCGGCATGGCGATGGCGGGGCGCCGGTTCGATACGATCGATCCGGTCACGCCGCGCTGGTTGTTTCCCGCGGGCGCACTCGTTTTTTCGGTATTGTTGGTCAGTCTGGTGACATCGCAGCCCGCTAGGTTCCCGGCGCCGGGTGCCGTCTTGCCTGTGCTGGCGACCGCGGCGCTGCTCGGCATGCTGCACGGCCGGCCGATGAGTTTTCCCTTCGTACGCGCGCTCACCTGGCATCCGATGCTTCGGATCGGACGGCTTTCCTACTCGCTTTACCTCTGGCACTGGCCGGTCTTCGTCCTGTTTCGCTGGACGGTGGGTACGGGATCGTTCGCCACGCGTATTGCGGCGCTGGCGATCGCCGTGATCCTTGCCGTGTTGTCCTGGCGTTATGTCGAGACCCCCGTGCGCCGGGCGCCTCGCCTCAAAGCGATGCGCCGGGTGGCCGTGGTCGGCTGTGGTGTCGTCGCACTGTACGCGGGCATGTGGATCAGCGGGTGGGTGGATAGCCAGCAGCCGAGCCTTTCCATCAGCGCTGTCTCGCGTCATGCCGACG
Proteins encoded in this window:
- a CDS encoding energy transducer TonB; the protein is MIRLKLRTGAIAATLLLVAGVAEAQNLRRVAPERLTGYWYLTNKSVNPDVPNTGKNLDQPTCVAVTYMIGSDGRTQNATIAKVVPAGDLGQVGVSIVKQLSYVKGSQNGTAVPVQTYYVTGFNLPEDPARKAAILKQCELPGYQTT
- a CDS encoding class I fructose-bisphosphate aldolase; protein product: MSIENLEDVAQAMVATGKGIIAVDESTNTIKKRFEAAGVENTEENRRRYRELLLTAPGLGEHISGAILFDETIRQKTSDGTPLVDAMKKAGIIPGIKVDKGPVPLAGFPGDVITEGLDGLRDRLKEYAQLGAQFAKWRAVINITDDNPNSTAIEANMENLARYAALCQEAGLVPMVEPEIVMDGPESTHDIDVSYEVHEAVLRSLFNALYAHNVMLEGLILKVSMVIPGKNAPADEQATPEQVAEETVRVLRTTVPASVQGIVFLSGGQSDEQATEHLDLINKLGPHPWPVSFSYGRALVAEALNVWSKDLKGNYEKAQKVVHERAKENGDAALGQWKKRG
- a CDS encoding S1/P1 nuclease is translated as MKTTHKRALAAFLVLTVPAFATSVQAWGDIGHRIVAELAWRQLDPSAKAEVERLLKADGSDSLADVASWPDHLRDDPTQKDLGKATAKLHYMDFLDGKCVYVPPVDCKDGECVVGGLEKYVAILGDRHKSEAERAQALKFVVHFVGDVHQPLHAGNRDDKGGNDYQVQFDGKGSNLHKVWDSGMLYTRDLKWPAYADRLAAEGAVKLPKPIPPLDNPYAQWAEESCSIVAANGFYPDGHTVDDAYVAKYLPVAETRLRLAGKRLADLLNHTLD
- the gap gene encoding type I glyceraldehyde-3-phosphate dehydrogenase, whose product is MTIKVAINGYGRIGRNILRSLYEAKKNGQDIQIVAINDLGDANTNAHLTQYDTAHGRFPGEVSVDGGDLIVNGDRIKVFAERDPSKLPWGEHNVDVVLESTGFFTSKAKASAHIAGGAKKVIISAPGDKDVDGTFVMGVNDDKLTSKLEVISNASCTTNCLAPLAKVLHEKIGIVHGLMTTIHAYTNDQVLTDVYHSDLRRARSATHSQIPTKTGAAAAVGLVLPELNGKLDGFAMRVPTINVSVVDLVFTAARATTKEEIDAVINEAANGSMKGILAVNTQPLVSIDFNHNPHSSIYDSTQTRVMEGTLVKVLSWYDNEWGFSNRMLDMTKALMNAK
- a CDS encoding outer membrane protein, whose product is MKKAALALAVSCVSFAAIPAFAQDSNPAVSGNYQPSQAVGSGNWFIGGNVGRTNGSDTGGFGSNVSGFNPLHGEQGRRTGYGLLGGYRWKVGQDLGLGVEAGYTDLGNYRVKNAFESDQDVDQKKTKNALRGWMLGVNGKINLVPGWYLSGHGGYFRANDNNNNYNNSVGQDIGFSNGGRPNRGSWYAGVGTGWDVNEHFGIGLAYDYFHANAGKVMDNATGDTSVGLKRSTGIISLAGEYRF
- the tkt gene encoding transketolase yields the protein MTTRRERANAIRALAMDGVEAANSGHPGMPMGMADIAEVLWGDFLHHNPTNPHWPNRDRFVLSNGHGSMLQYALLHLTGYDLPIGELKRFRQLGSKTAGHPEFHHTPGIETTTGPLGQGLANAVGFAIAEEVLAARFNRPGHDIVDHHTFVFVGDGCLMEGISHEVSSLAGTLKLGKLVAIYDDNGISIDGEVHDWFTDNTAERFRAYGWNVVVGDNDKPVDGHDAEAIKKAISSATSQSDKPSLIICKTIIGFGSPNKEGKESSHGAALGKDEVALARKQLGWEYGPFEIPQTMYDSWSAKKSGADAEKAWNDKFDAYAKAFPELASELKRRLSGELPANWKEGAAAFIKKLQTEGPVVASRKASQMSLDAYGPLLTELIGGSADLAPSNLTIWKGSKNIATGGAEGNYIHYGVREFGMTAISNGIALHGGFIPYDATFLVFSDYARNAVRMSCLIPAHTIHVYTHDSIGLGEDGPTHQPIEHMASLRLIPNNRLWRPADAVESAVSWKMAIERAGNPSCLIFSRQNLKHNPRTDEQLANIEKGGYVLWEPSEKFKAIIIATGSEVGIAVEAAQALGDQGVPVRVVSMPCTEEFDAQPVEYREGVLPSWCRARVAVEAASVDFWFKYVGLDGKVIGMTTFGASAPINDLYEHFGITTPKIVDAVKSVIK
- the pyk gene encoding pyruvate kinase codes for the protein MTDIQVRRTKIVATLGPATDAPGMLEKILEEGVDIVRLNLSHGTPDDHRARANAVRAAALAVGREVGILADLQGPKIRIEKFADGPIDLMAGDSFVLDCRPDAPAGNQNRVGVSYYDLPKDVVAGDVLLLDDGLIALSVIEISGSEIRTRVVIGGRLSARKGLNRQGGGLSVSALSDKDRNDIKLAAEMGADFLAVSFVRCADDLHEARRLMREAGGDAAIVSKIERADAIPVLGEIIDASDVVMVARGDLGVEIGDAELPGLQKKIIRESVQRNRSVITATQMLQSMVRAPIPTRAEVLDVANAVIDGTDAVMLSEESAAGAHPDKAVAAMRRICLGAERQFEPRDDLRPDTHSLDRSDQAIALAAMLLAAQVGVRAIVALTESGATAQWLSRYRFAVPIYALSPSDMARRRMLMLRDVQPVDFEQSNLDPAHTARAALQHLFSLGKLAKGDRVILTHGDHIGRGGGTNTLKLLVVGDDGIADSLRDL
- a CDS encoding acyltransferase family protein is translated as MTPTSQRHAYLPYVDGLRAIAVLAVVLYHLNPAWLPGGFAGVDIFFVISGFVVAASVGDRERTSFPSFMSYFLSRRMLRIAPALIVCLLVTGLVAAVFIPDAWLSESNQRTGRYAFFGFGNLMLARFGNDYFSPISEYNPYTHTWSLGVEEQFYLLFPVLFWLWSFGGRWRHVVAGLFVAGGLWSFGHAMQIGSSDHASAFYLLASRFWELAVGVLLYLGMAMAGRRFDTIDPVTPRWLFPAGALVFSVLLVSLVTSQPARFPAPGAVLPVLATAALLGMLHGRPMSFPFVRALTWHPMLRIGRLSYSLYLWHWPVFVLFRWTVGTGSFATRIAALAIAVILAVLSWRYVETPVRRAPRLKAMRRVAVVGCGVVALYAGMWISGWVDSQQPSLSISAVSRHADDWYPSRKATVTNAAGCSVTPAREKVGDGFRVVFERKACNDPVTAPDVFAIGDSHAMAYGTMFSAYALETGAKVTLYNNGGCPFLGLQPWRDRAPRCLKVAGQALEHMLPRLGAGDVVFMPSLRVPRFVDQWDRLPQDDIPELVFGAAAAKERETAMLDGEKVLQRIQATGARAMLEAPDLVMKAPLFRCADVWTTTNPVCADGTVVNRAEFERLRAPMLASLHDMVGQVPGSIVWDPFPVICPVGGDCNGFLGGRPLFFDGDHLSGFANRLLLPSFTQAVRRLHDTSSSIAATAD
- a CDS encoding porin family protein is translated as MKKTLIALGLMAAGMVAAPAFAQDASGAGFFVNGSAGRAQVNKGNYDGHDVAYDINGGYRWAVSPSVALGVEGGYNDLGNIHAKHLVTGGNAIDDRKSSLHGWTAGVNGRFNIDPKWYISGRAGLYAWKGDGVSHDDITRHNFDKTSWYAGAGVGYNLTDNFSLGLNYDHYDAKKHGLNLSTNVASVGAEYRF